A portion of the Shewanella sp. SNU WT4 genome contains these proteins:
- a CDS encoding class II glutamine amidotransferase, with the protein MCRFLTYSGPATVMSPLVFEASNSLVSQSKYAQKRTVPTNADGFGLGWYPLHDDPIPATFVNVDPAWSNRNLAMIASKLHTKQYFAHVRDASRGMPVSQANCHPFQHMQYLWMHNGCLEQFDCFRRTLLNSLSDRAFSLIKGNTDSEYAFALFMDKLEFNPAATVSDLEAAMVATIDKIMQIRTSCGANNNALLNFAVTDGVNTLVTRFATSASARPASLFIGQGQLVSDQGQIQLRPSTDTSEACVIVSSEPLTQDSEQWHKVMRNHIVIVSEDLRISQRPIPVGHQSL; encoded by the coding sequence ATGTGCCGATTTTTAACCTATTCAGGTCCTGCGACTGTAATGTCGCCCTTAGTGTTTGAAGCGTCTAATTCACTGGTTAGCCAAAGTAAATACGCCCAAAAGCGCACTGTGCCCACCAATGCTGATGGCTTTGGTTTAGGCTGGTATCCGCTGCATGATGACCCCATTCCCGCCACCTTTGTGAATGTTGACCCCGCTTGGAGTAATCGCAACTTAGCTATGATTGCGAGCAAGTTGCACACTAAACAGTATTTTGCCCATGTGCGTGATGCATCCCGCGGTATGCCGGTCAGCCAAGCTAACTGTCATCCATTTCAACATATGCAGTATCTATGGATGCATAACGGCTGTTTAGAGCAGTTTGATTGCTTTCGGCGCACCTTGCTTAATAGCTTATCTGATAGGGCATTTAGCTTAATCAAGGGCAACACTGACTCTGAATACGCCTTTGCGCTCTTTATGGATAAATTAGAATTTAACCCGGCAGCTACGGTAAGCGATCTTGAAGCGGCAATGGTGGCGACCATAGATAAAATCATGCAAATCCGCACAAGTTGCGGCGCCAATAACAATGCCTTATTGAATTTTGCGGTGACTGATGGGGTTAATACCTTAGTGACTCGCTTTGCTACATCGGCCAGCGCCCGACCGGCGTCACTGTTTATTGGCCAAGGCCAATTAGTCAGCGATCAGGGGCAAATCCAATTACGCCCCAGTACTGATACCAGCGAAGCTTGCGTGATCGTCAGCTCCGAACCCTTAACCCAAGACAGTGAGCAATGGCACAAGGTCATGCGTAATCATATCGTGATTGTCAGTGAAGATTTACGTATCAGTCAACGGCCAATCCCTGTGGGCCATCAAAGCCTGTGA
- the cas6f gene encoding type I-F CRISPR-associated endoribonuclease Cas6/Csy4: MNFYIELQLLPDQEVNLGYIWQNVFQQVHIALVEHKVASNQSLVAVGFPDYRQAQFPLGSKLRLFAKEPATLEKLDIHRWLTRLEDYVHIKGIKPVPSDVTYVSFVRQQVKSPERIERDMQQKAALWAAKSDKPLAECLAALQQSKPTALCSLPFIYLHSQQTKQRSPEKNSKFPLFIQMEQQSTSQDGSFDCYGLSSKTHGQSVLATVPHF; this comes from the coding sequence ATGAATTTTTATATTGAGCTTCAACTCTTGCCAGATCAAGAAGTTAACCTTGGCTACATATGGCAAAACGTCTTTCAACAGGTTCATATTGCTTTGGTGGAGCACAAAGTGGCGAGCAACCAATCTCTGGTTGCGGTCGGTTTTCCTGATTATCGTCAAGCGCAATTCCCGCTTGGCAGTAAGTTGCGTCTCTTTGCAAAAGAGCCAGCGACACTGGAAAAGTTGGATATCCACCGCTGGTTAACTCGGTTAGAAGACTATGTGCACATCAAAGGGATCAAACCCGTACCAAGCGATGTAACTTACGTAAGCTTTGTACGCCAGCAGGTGAAATCACCCGAACGAATAGAGCGGGATATGCAGCAAAAAGCCGCACTATGGGCAGCAAAATCCGACAAACCGCTGGCGGAATGCTTGGCGGCTTTGCAACAAAGCAAACCGACAGCATTGTGCTCTTTGCCGTTTATTTACTTGCATAGCCAGCAAACTAAGCAACGTTCACCTGAAAAAAACAGCAAGTTCCCGCTTTTTATTCAGATGGAGCAGCAAAGTACATCGCAAGATGGTAGCTTTGATTGCTATGGTTTGAGCAGCAAAACGCATGGACAGTCAGTATTGGCTACCGTACCGCACTTTTAA
- the cas3f gene encoding type I-F CRISPR-associated helicase Cas3f translates to MMVTFVSQCEKNALKKTRRVLDAFANRIGDNTWQTLITEEGLLTVKKMLRQTASRSTAVSCHWIRSRSRSQFLWVVGNNKKFNSEGYVPVNSTSADLNPKQHFYLNTNVIALLAQLAGFFHDVGKAIALFQQKLISCSQGIAYEPYRHEWVSLRIFQAFVNEDSDQAWLARLADINHSTESFVLENLNGLRDGIAKNPKNPFEYLPPLAKLVAWLIVSHHKLPQYPKGGDNPPVFENSQLWLSKLFEACWNSPQCLNTDWSKANIEENWSFPYGTPFKSAQWQTQVSIVAKEILKEDRCFTGWFNQHFTMHLSRLSLMLADHYYSSLKDTTPEWQDRNYHAYANTDKDENGQKYRKQKLDEHNIAVGHHAKRIAKVLPQLRDDLPALIRNKELSRKVPKEYKDSFGWQDDAYELSKSLHEDSKKYGFFGVSMASTGKGKTRANARIMYGVSGETNCRFSIALGLRTLTLQTGDSLEKDLKLNKDELAVLIGSQVVKDLHQQSRQPEMSIEESYGSGSAEPLLKDEVALKENLPEYTGVLAKWLKHDPKMLKLIQAPVLVSTIDYLMPATEGVRGGRQIAPMLRLLSSDLVLDEPDDFGLEDLPALCRLVNWAGMLGSRVLLSTATISPALAKSLFTAYQAGRKHYTQVNGEQGETTEICCAWFDEFNKPSSAIISDVKAYQETHNKFVEKRIKNLTTKTKPLRKSAIIPMQPILELLPSQLMAKQIRQSIIALHEQHSVKVESKNVSIGLVRLANISPLVAIAKWLFAQDAPSDYVIHYCVYHSQFPLLQRSKIEKQLDKALTRHDEADWLNNSGFKELVETSVENNHIFVVLATAVAEVGRDHDYDWAVVEPSSMRSIIQLAGRVQRHRQSIPATENIHILSKNYKGLKGKSPCFEKPGFEAKPLLYAHRDLLELNCETELKQVTAISRIKTLTSSPHFEKPKQTGDKPKFLVFNELEHFSQSLRLEGSANEQNCAAQWWKNEATWCGEIQRIQPFRKSEPTADYKITFNRSGKPVWQKKVPKSSPAEFLNTDDFAKQPEEMNMAVGNRVWGNFDLKEEIRLLSERLSMVESTVLEKFTHLSLRILNADNGDQWQCHPVLGVYQNLKGDEYGVE, encoded by the coding sequence ATGATGGTCACCTTTGTGAGTCAATGCGAGAAAAACGCCCTCAAGAAAACCCGCCGTGTACTGGATGCTTTCGCCAACCGGATTGGCGATAACACCTGGCAAACCCTCATTACCGAAGAAGGGTTACTCACGGTGAAAAAAATGCTTCGCCAAACCGCCAGCCGCAGCACTGCTGTTAGTTGCCACTGGATCCGCTCCCGTTCGCGCAGCCAGTTTTTGTGGGTGGTGGGTAACAATAAGAAATTTAATAGTGAGGGATATGTGCCAGTGAATAGTACTTCTGCTGATTTGAACCCAAAACAACATTTTTATTTAAATACCAATGTCATTGCGTTGTTGGCTCAATTGGCAGGCTTTTTTCATGATGTAGGGAAAGCAATTGCTTTGTTTCAACAGAAGCTCATATCATGTAGTCAAGGAATAGCTTATGAGCCATATCGACATGAATGGGTGTCATTAAGAATTTTTCAGGCCTTTGTTAATGAGGATAGCGACCAAGCTTGGTTGGCTAGACTAGCAGACATTAATCATAGTACAGAGTCATTTGTACTTGAAAATTTAAATGGGCTAAGAGATGGAATTGCTAAGAACCCTAAGAATCCTTTTGAATACCTACCGCCTTTGGCAAAGTTGGTTGCATGGCTAATAGTCTCACATCACAAGTTACCCCAGTACCCAAAAGGAGGGGATAACCCGCCAGTATTTGAAAATTCGCAATTATGGTTATCAAAGTTATTTGAAGCTTGTTGGAATTCACCTCAATGCTTAAACACTGATTGGTCTAAAGCAAACATCGAAGAAAATTGGAGTTTTCCATATGGGACACCATTTAAAAGTGCTCAATGGCAAACACAAGTCAGTATTGTTGCTAAAGAAATATTAAAAGAAGACCGTTGTTTTACAGGTTGGTTTAACCAACATTTTACGATGCACTTATCTAGACTCTCACTCATGTTGGCCGATCATTATTATTCATCCCTCAAAGATACAACGCCAGAATGGCAAGATCGTAACTATCATGCATATGCCAACACAGATAAAGATGAAAACGGACAAAAGTACCGAAAACAGAAGCTTGACGAGCATAATATAGCCGTCGGACATCACGCTAAGCGAATTGCAAAAGTTTTGCCTCAACTACGTGATGATTTGCCTGCATTGATAAGAAATAAAGAGCTATCAAGAAAAGTGCCGAAAGAATATAAAGATAGTTTTGGTTGGCAAGATGATGCTTATGAACTTTCTAAATCATTGCATGAAGACTCTAAAAAATATGGTTTTTTTGGTGTTAGCATGGCCTCAACAGGTAAGGGGAAGACACGTGCTAATGCTCGGATCATGTATGGTGTCTCAGGAGAAACGAATTGCAGGTTTAGCATTGCGCTCGGTTTAAGAACACTAACCCTACAGACAGGTGACTCTTTAGAGAAGGATTTAAAACTCAATAAAGACGAACTTGCAGTGTTAATCGGCTCTCAAGTAGTGAAAGATTTACACCAGCAATCTCGCCAACCAGAAATGAGTATTGAAGAAAGCTATGGTAGCGGCTCTGCCGAACCTTTGTTAAAAGATGAAGTTGCACTTAAAGAAAATTTACCAGAGTACACTGGAGTATTAGCCAAGTGGCTTAAACATGACCCTAAAATGTTAAAGTTGATACAGGCGCCTGTATTGGTTAGTACCATAGATTATTTAATGCCAGCAACCGAAGGTGTTCGCGGTGGTCGCCAAATTGCGCCAATGCTCCGGTTGCTATCTTCGGATTTGGTGCTAGATGAACCTGACGACTTCGGTTTAGAGGATTTGCCCGCGCTATGCAGGTTAGTTAATTGGGCAGGTATGCTCGGCTCAAGAGTGTTATTATCTACTGCCACCATTTCACCCGCCTTAGCAAAATCACTTTTTACAGCTTATCAAGCTGGTCGCAAACATTACACACAAGTGAATGGCGAGCAAGGAGAAACAACGGAAATTTGCTGTGCTTGGTTTGATGAATTTAATAAGCCAAGTTCCGCAATCATTTCAGATGTAAAAGCGTATCAAGAAACACATAATAAATTTGTTGAAAAACGTATAAAGAATCTTACCACTAAAACAAAACCGCTGCGCAAGTCAGCAATCATTCCAATGCAACCAATTCTAGAATTGTTGCCAAGTCAATTAATGGCAAAGCAAATCAGGCAATCCATTATCGCACTACATGAACAACATTCCGTGAAGGTTGAGAGCAAGAATGTATCAATTGGCTTAGTGCGTTTGGCCAATATATCGCCATTGGTTGCAATAGCAAAATGGTTATTTGCACAAGATGCGCCAAGTGATTATGTTATCCACTACTGTGTCTATCACAGTCAATTTCCATTGTTGCAGCGTTCAAAAATAGAAAAGCAACTTGATAAGGCATTAACACGACATGACGAAGCCGATTGGCTAAATAACAGTGGTTTTAAAGAGTTAGTCGAAACATCAGTCGAAAATAATCATATTTTTGTTGTGCTAGCAACTGCGGTTGCTGAGGTAGGGCGTGATCATGACTATGATTGGGCAGTCGTCGAGCCAAGTTCAATGCGTTCAATTATTCAATTAGCAGGACGTGTGCAAAGACATCGACAAAGCATACCAGCAACTGAAAACATTCATATATTGTCAAAAAACTACAAGGGTTTAAAAGGCAAATCTCCTTGTTTCGAAAAACCAGGTTTTGAAGCTAAACCCTTGTTATATGCACATCGGGATTTATTGGAATTGAACTGCGAAACTGAATTAAAACAAGTCACAGCAATCTCCAGAATTAAAACGCTGACAAGCTCTCCACATTTTGAAAAACCTAAACAAACAGGCGATAAACCCAAATTTCTGGTATTCAATGAATTAGAGCATTTTTCACAGAGTTTGCGGTTAGAAGGGAGTGCAAATGAGCAAAATTGTGCGGCCCAGTGGTGGAAAAATGAAGCGACCTGGTGTGGTGAAATTCAGCGTATTCAGCCTTTTAGAAAATCCGAACCAACAGCGGACTACAAAATAACTTTTAACCGAAGCGGCAAACCCGTTTGGCAAAAGAAAGTACCTAAGTCATCACCAGCAGAATTTTTAAATACCGATGATTTTGCCAAACAACCTGAAGAAATGAATATGGCGGTTGGTAATAGGGTTTGGGGAAATTTTGATTTAAAAGAAGAAATACGATTATTAAGTGAACGGCTAAGCATGGTTGAGAGTACAGTATTGGAAAAATTTACGCATTTGTCGTTAAGAATATTAAATGCTGATAACGGGGATCAATGGCAATGTCACCCAGTGTTGGGTGTTTATCAAAATTTAAAAGGAGATGAATATGGAGTTGAGTGA
- the csy2 gene encoding type I-F CRISPR-associated protein Csy2, protein MSQYLVLSHIEVQNANSIAGFTWGFPAITGFLGFTHALSRKISQQFGGEYDTALSGCVAISNTYQNKVYQPKQYADFEFIQSRNPPVLGKNKNGKKVPVIEEGKMNLTVSLVIELDKQLLLTDELIKQFERTVVDYCYQLRLAGGSILNIKQAKLLSASTSEQQAMMLKKIKRLAMPGFVLLDRSADLEEYYQNLLATNDYSEDVQPALFDAWLDFCALKSKAVPKLAEGQTEPAMETDADWNYQPKPKNGYLVPLMTGYKAISQVYEAGKVANTRDNTTSSCFVEAIHSVGEWKGLHSLTSINSAMWRYHHDGQWYLCWQGSNAVEPDNQASDSTQTNEVIQTLNFEDALNNW, encoded by the coding sequence ATGAGCCAATATTTGGTGTTAAGCCATATTGAAGTACAGAATGCTAATTCTATCGCGGGATTTACATGGGGCTTTCCAGCAATAACTGGATTTTTAGGTTTTACGCATGCGTTAAGCAGGAAAATTTCACAGCAGTTTGGTGGCGAATATGATACCGCTCTAAGCGGTTGTGTAGCGATATCAAACACGTATCAAAATAAAGTTTATCAACCCAAGCAATACGCAGACTTTGAGTTTATTCAAAGTCGTAACCCGCCAGTTCTTGGAAAAAACAAAAATGGTAAGAAAGTACCTGTAATCGAAGAAGGAAAAATGAACCTAACCGTCAGTCTGGTAATTGAATTAGATAAGCAGTTATTACTGACAGACGAGCTGATCAAGCAATTCGAACGAACAGTTGTAGATTATTGTTACCAGCTGCGTTTAGCTGGTGGTTCTATTTTGAATATCAAGCAGGCTAAATTGTTGTCGGCAAGTACAAGCGAACAACAAGCCATGATGCTAAAAAAAATTAAACGACTAGCTATGCCAGGTTTTGTATTGCTTGATCGTAGTGCTGATTTAGAAGAGTACTATCAAAACTTGTTAGCTACTAACGATTATTCAGAAGACGTTCAACCCGCTTTGTTTGATGCTTGGTTAGATTTTTGCGCATTAAAAAGTAAAGCGGTACCAAAGCTGGCTGAAGGTCAAACCGAACCAGCTATGGAGACTGATGCAGACTGGAATTATCAGCCTAAACCAAAAAATGGTTATTTAGTTCCATTAATGACAGGCTATAAGGCAATTAGCCAAGTTTATGAAGCTGGGAAAGTTGCAAATACGCGAGATAACACTACGTCAAGCTGTTTTGTTGAAGCTATTCATTCAGTCGGCGAATGGAAGGGGCTACATTCTCTAACCTCAATAAATTCTGCTATGTGGAGGTATCACCATGATGGGCAGTGGTATCTTTGTTGGCAAGGTTCAAACGCAGTTGAGCCTGATAATCAAGCTTCTGATTCAACTCAAACTAATGAAGTAATACAAACTCTTAATTTTGAAGATGCACTAAATAATTGGTAA
- the csy3 gene encoding type I-F CRISPR-associated protein Csy3, with protein sequence MTISNVPSVLAFDRKLEPSDALMFSGCWCDTGDDKKWAPIKLFERRNRAVKSNFSQEVLNDEEELQKQITEANLSWGDDAALHHNHDTLKVSFSLRVIAGLAKPSVCNDTNFEARYREKISAYVETGLGELANRYAYNIANGRFLWRNRVGALGAKIIVSHSSLDKPLVFNAYDFSLHQTTSDNPELETLANLIHQGLGGAENILLKINAFVQLGDQQRVWPSQEMVLNSPKGSKSRHLFNLNGQAAMHCEKIGNALRTIDDWYPNATSPIAVEAYGTVTQRGVAYRSSRNDFKTLLLAWLNEADDSVQLVTDNKHFVAAMLIRGGVFGESAGDGDADN encoded by the coding sequence ATGACAATTTCAAATGTACCCAGCGTTTTAGCTTTTGATCGTAAATTAGAACCCTCTGATGCCTTGATGTTTTCTGGGTGTTGGTGTGACACGGGTGATGACAAAAAGTGGGCTCCGATAAAGCTTTTTGAGCGCCGTAATCGAGCGGTCAAAAGTAACTTTAGTCAGGAAGTGCTAAATGATGAAGAAGAATTACAAAAACAAATAACAGAAGCAAATCTATCGTGGGGAGATGATGCCGCGTTGCATCACAATCATGATACGTTAAAGGTCAGTTTTAGTTTACGTGTTATAGCCGGGCTCGCGAAACCATCGGTTTGTAACGATACAAATTTTGAAGCTAGATACAGAGAAAAGATTTCTGCTTATGTAGAAACAGGGTTAGGTGAATTGGCAAACCGTTATGCTTATAACATCGCTAATGGTCGATTTTTATGGCGTAATCGTGTAGGTGCTTTGGGGGCTAAAATAATTGTTTCCCATTCAAGCCTTGATAAGCCGCTTGTATTTAACGCTTATGACTTCTCATTACATCAAACAACCAGTGATAACCCTGAGCTAGAGACGTTAGCCAATCTAATTCACCAAGGTTTGGGCGGCGCTGAAAATATATTACTAAAAATAAATGCATTTGTTCAATTAGGTGATCAGCAACGAGTTTGGCCTTCTCAAGAAATGGTTTTGAATTCACCCAAAGGTTCTAAAAGTCGACATTTGTTCAACTTAAATGGCCAAGCAGCAATGCACTGCGAGAAAATAGGCAACGCACTTAGAACTATTGACGACTGGTATCCAAATGCAACTAGCCCTATCGCAGTTGAAGCGTATGGGACAGTTACACAACGTGGTGTTGCATATCGTTCGAGTCGTAATGACTTCAAAACCTTATTGTTAGCGTGGTTGAACGAAGCTGACGATAGTGTTCAACTGGTGACAGATAATAAGCACTTTGTAGCAGCAATGTTAATCCGCGGCGGTGTATTTGGTGAAAGTGCAGGCGATGGCGACGCAGACAATTAA
- the cas1f gene encoding type I-F CRISPR-associated endonuclease Cas1f: protein MDNFSPSDLKAILHSKRANIYYLEYCRVMQKDGRVLYLTEADKENLYFNIPIANTTVLMLGNGTSITQAAMRMLSQAGVLVGFCGGGGTPLHTACEVEWFTPQSEYRPTEYLQGWLSFWFDDEKRLAAAKQFQNARIDYLQRVWRSDRELALEKFNLQDEVIKQSLDIFHQRTEAASKPADLLLTEAQLTKALYKYAAHNTGKDGFTRQHQPDKKYTDKANDFLNHGNYLAYGLAASCLWVLGIPHGFAVMHGKTRRGALVFDVADLIKDAIVLPWAFVCAKENASEQEFRQQILQAFIEHKALDYMFDTVKHVALQGKEDEAREAHQL, encoded by the coding sequence ATGGATAATTTTTCACCCTCGGACTTAAAAGCTATATTGCACTCAAAGCGAGCCAATATCTACTACCTCGAATATTGCCGCGTGATGCAAAAAGATGGTCGCGTGCTTTATTTGACCGAAGCAGACAAAGAGAATCTTTACTTCAATATTCCGATTGCCAACACCACCGTACTCATGCTCGGCAACGGCACCTCCATTACTCAAGCTGCAATGCGCATGCTCTCACAGGCTGGCGTATTAGTCGGATTTTGTGGCGGTGGCGGTACGCCACTGCACACGGCTTGCGAGGTGGAATGGTTCACGCCGCAGAGCGAATATCGCCCAACGGAATACTTACAAGGCTGGCTGTCATTCTGGTTTGATGATGAAAAACGCTTGGCCGCCGCCAAACAATTTCAAAACGCACGGATTGATTACTTGCAGCGAGTTTGGCGTTCTGACCGAGAATTAGCGCTTGAGAAGTTTAATCTGCAAGATGAAGTGATAAAGCAATCCCTTGATATCTTTCACCAACGTACTGAAGCCGCGAGTAAACCAGCCGATCTGCTCCTCACTGAAGCGCAACTCACCAAAGCCCTGTACAAATACGCTGCCCATAATACTGGCAAAGACGGTTTTACGCGTCAGCATCAGCCGGATAAAAAATACACCGACAAAGCCAACGATTTTCTCAATCACGGCAACTATTTAGCCTATGGGCTTGCGGCAAGCTGCCTGTGGGTGCTTGGCATTCCGCACGGCTTTGCCGTCATGCATGGCAAAACCCGCCGTGGTGCCTTGGTATTTGATGTCGCGGACTTAATTAAAGATGCCATTGTGTTGCCGTGGGCTTTTGTTTGCGCCAAAGAGAACGCCAGCGAACAAGAGTTTCGCCAACAAATTCTGCAAGCCTTCATCGAACACAAAGCGCTCGATTATATGTTCGACACAGTGAAACACGTCGCACTGCAAGGCAAAGAGGATGAAGCGCGCGAGGCACACCAATTATGA
- a CDS encoding WYL domain-containing protein, protein MKITAAERRLMFMEMLAYWQGYARNTDLQRQFGITRQQAYQDFQEYQHRFPDSLHKQQLGYCFASEAQPQLIHCELATYLDWLVTKEFNVSPQPSTQLGTFVLAIPSRQVSPRVIAALTHAIAHQLRLEVGYVSLSNPDWDGRIFHPHTFVKTGLRWHVRGYCEKSRNYRDLVLSRCRGEVELLEASTHGIDADIAWHTMIELIISPDPRLSSAQQAVIAHDYQMQHGRLVIPVRAALANYLLQDLQINPKYLDGTPEAQQLVLVNRADIKPWLFDD, encoded by the coding sequence ATGAAGATCACCGCTGCAGAACGCCGATTAATGTTTATGGAAATGCTGGCCTATTGGCAGGGCTATGCCCGCAATACCGATTTACAGCGACAATTTGGCATCACTCGTCAACAAGCCTATCAAGACTTTCAAGAGTATCAGCACCGTTTTCCTGACAGTTTACATAAGCAACAACTCGGTTATTGTTTTGCCTCAGAGGCCCAGCCTCAGCTGATCCACTGTGAGTTAGCAACCTACTTAGATTGGTTAGTCACTAAAGAATTCAATGTAAGCCCGCAGCCGTCCACTCAACTTGGCACTTTTGTCTTAGCCATTCCCTCTCGGCAAGTTTCCCCCAGAGTCATTGCCGCATTGACTCATGCCATCGCACATCAATTAAGGTTGGAAGTAGGTTATGTGTCGTTATCGAATCCTGATTGGGATGGCCGAATTTTTCATCCGCACACCTTTGTAAAAACAGGCTTACGCTGGCATGTCAGAGGGTATTGCGAAAAATCAAGAAATTACCGCGATCTCGTATTAAGTCGCTGCCGTGGTGAAGTTGAATTACTAGAAGCATCTACCCACGGAATTGACGCGGATATTGCGTGGCATACCATGATTGAATTAATCATTAGCCCTGATCCTCGACTCAGTTCCGCCCAGCAAGCGGTGATTGCCCATGACTATCAAATGCAGCATGGCCGTTTGGTGATCCCTGTGCGTGCCGCGTTGGCTAACTACCTGCTGCAAGATCTGCAAATTAACCCTAAATATCTTGATGGCACCCCTGAAGCTCAGCAATTGGTACTGGTTAACCGAGCTGACATTAAACCTTGGCTTTTTGATGATTAG
- the csy1 gene encoding type I-F CRISPR-associated protein Csy1 has protein sequence MELSEQDISSALADKFIVYLAERRDSKEEAFLKSKIKRNKQGKVTNGAIVECVIIQLEKVLPADKVKTLKAEIKKLKKSKEQTALEFQRKKLEDLLKWSGEVLTDPLLINLKQELFDFVIKNSKDHEPVEWLNNWAQKAKDISFATHVGKLTHSSSKSSSIFDATTDINNKYLSTNTLKSLAIDTASSNAASLPVADVLNLSVAGVSLLDRIKEGDGSFFSLFTENQSLIDNWLNQFKQAFDSSSKQSYFLSKQVYFPIANDEYHLLLPLISSSLAHELHLEHKKRWDEPFKTAFEQKGNKKYSDQVVATYPNKASLHVTGSNHSNASSLNGKRGGRISLMAALPPQWNAKLPSYSEHQSIFSRSLAYELWDEISELSSYLLLLKNKELSVSEPKRNAAILAKLSAINGQFFNFIEAVNNSESDIGWTLTSKLDIEYQVLFEPWRDDEAALDLKKNNDWQNKISQDFGRWLNQQLNKNKQLKLTPIQAALWADCFLLDLKEFFAIKEVEL, from the coding sequence ATGGAGTTGAGTGAGCAAGACATTTCGAGTGCACTTGCTGATAAATTCATAGTTTATTTGGCAGAACGCAGAGATTCAAAAGAAGAAGCATTTTTAAAATCGAAGATTAAAAGAAATAAACAAGGAAAAGTTACCAATGGAGCAATAGTTGAGTGCGTCATTATTCAACTTGAAAAAGTGCTGCCAGCAGATAAGGTTAAAACATTAAAAGCAGAGATAAAAAAGCTAAAAAAATCTAAGGAACAAACTGCTCTAGAGTTTCAAAGGAAAAAACTAGAAGATCTTTTAAAATGGAGTGGTGAAGTTCTAACCGATCCATTATTGATTAATTTAAAACAAGAGCTTTTTGACTTTGTAATTAAAAATTCAAAAGATCACGAACCTGTTGAGTGGTTGAATAATTGGGCGCAAAAAGCTAAAGATATTAGTTTTGCAACACATGTTGGTAAGCTCACACATTCAAGTAGTAAAAGTTCCAGTATATTTGATGCTACGACAGATATAAATAACAAATATTTATCTACTAACACACTTAAATCTCTTGCGATTGATACAGCTTCATCTAATGCTGCGTCACTTCCTGTTGCGGATGTATTAAATTTGAGTGTGGCTGGTGTGAGCTTACTAGACAGGATTAAAGAGGGAGATGGTTCATTTTTTAGTTTATTTACGGAAAATCAAAGTTTAATTGATAATTGGCTCAATCAATTTAAACAGGCGTTTGATAGTTCTAGTAAACAAAGTTATTTTCTATCCAAGCAAGTTTATTTTCCAATTGCTAATGATGAGTATCACCTATTGCTACCATTAATCTCATCGTCATTGGCTCATGAATTACATTTAGAGCACAAGAAGCGTTGGGATGAACCTTTCAAAACGGCCTTTGAACAGAAGGGTAATAAAAAATATTCAGATCAAGTAGTTGCTACTTATCCTAACAAAGCTAGTTTGCATGTTACTGGCTCGAATCACTCAAATGCTTCTTCGTTAAACGGTAAGCGAGGAGGGCGTATTTCATTAATGGCTGCATTACCGCCACAATGGAATGCAAAGCTACCTTCCTATTCGGAACACCAATCGATATTTTCTAGGTCACTCGCCTATGAGTTATGGGATGAAATAAGTGAATTATCTAGCTACTTACTCTTACTTAAAAACAAAGAGCTGAGTGTGAGTGAACCCAAACGAAATGCCGCAATTTTAGCAAAGCTGAGTGCAATTAATGGTCAATTCTTCAACTTTATTGAGGCAGTTAATAATTCTGAATCAGACATCGGTTGGACGCTAACTAGTAAATTAGACATAGAGTATCAAGTTTTGTTTGAACCTTGGCGTGATGATGAAGCTGCTTTAGACCTCAAAAAAAATAACGATTGGCAAAATAAAATTAGTCAAGATTTTGGCCGTTGGCTGAATCAACAGCTCAACAAAAATAAGCAACTAAAGCTTACACCCATTCAGGCAGCATTGTGGGCTGATTGCTTTTTGCTTGACCTCAAGGAATTTTTCGCAATAAAGGAGGTTGAACTATGA